A window from Triticum aestivum cultivar Chinese Spring chromosome 6D, IWGSC CS RefSeq v2.1, whole genome shotgun sequence encodes these proteins:
- the LOC123146090 gene encoding germin-like protein 1-1 gives MARLQLSVVAACAVLFALAAPSLAGDADMLQDVCVADLASPIKINGFPCKANITADDFFFAGLKKAGNTNNPAGSVVTAANVQSFPGVNTLGVSMARIDYAVGGQNPPHTHPRATEIIFVTEGTLEVGFITTANKLFTKTVTVGEVFVFPRGLVHFQQNRGDCPASVIAGFNSQLQGTQAIATTLLAATPPVPTDVLAKAFRVDNEDIDAVKARFK, from the exons ATGGCGAGGCTTCAGCTTTCCGTCGTGGCGGCCTGCGCCGTCCTCTTCGCGctcgccgccccctccctcgccgGCGACGCCGACATGCTCCAGGACGTCTGCGTCGCCGACCTGGCGTCCC CGATCAAGATCAACGGCTTCCCGTGCAAGGCGAACATCACGGCGGATGACTTCTTCTTCGCCGGactcaagaaggccggcaacactaacaACCCGGCCGGGTCGGTCGTCACCGCGGCTAACGTGCAGTCATTCCCCGGGGTGAACACGCTCGGCGTGTCCATGGCGCGCATCGACTACGCGGTGGGCGGGCAGAACCCGCCGCACACCCACCCGCGCGCCACCgagatcatcttcgtcaccgaggGAACCCTTGAGGTTGGATTCATCACCACGGCCAACAAGCTCTTCACTAAGACCGTCACCGTCGGAGAGGTGTTCGTCTTCCCGCGTGGGCTCGTGCACTTCCAGCAGAACAGGGGAGACTGCCCCGCCTCCGTTATCGCCGGCTTCAACAGCCAGCTTCAGGGCACCCAGGCCATCGCCACCACGCTCTTGGCTGCCACACCACCAGTGCCAACTGACGTGCTGGCCAAGGCCTTCAGGGTTGATAACGAAGACATCGACGCCGTCAAGGCTAGGTTCAAGTAG
- the LOC123146091 gene encoding germin-like protein 1-1 — protein sequence MAGLQLSVLAACAVLFVLAAPSIAGDPDMLQDVCVADLASPIKINGFPCKANITADDFFFAGLKKAGNTKNLAGSVVTAANVQSFPGVNTLGVSMARIDYAVGGQNPPHTHPRATEIIFVTQGTLEVGFVTTNNKLFTRFVTVGEVFVFPRGLVHFQQNRGHGPASVIAAFNSQLQGTQAIATTLLAATPPVPTDVLAKAFRVDNEDIDAVKARFQ from the exons ATGGCTGGGCTTCAGCTTTCCGTCCTAGCGGCCTGCGCCGTCCTCTTCGTGCTCGCCGCCCCCTCCATCGCCGGCGACCCCGACATGCTCCAGGACGTCTGCGTCGCCGACCTGGCATCCC CGATCAAGATCAACGGCTTCCCGTGCAAGGCCAACATCACGGCGGACGACTTCTTCTTCGCCGGTctgaagaaggccggcaacaccaagaacCTGGCTGGTTCTGTCGTCACGGCGGCGAACGTGCAGTCATTCCCCGGGGTGAACACGCTCGGCGTGTCCATGGCGCGCATCGACTACGCGGTTGGAGGACAGAACCCGCCGCACACCCACCCGCGCGCCACCGAGATCATCTTTGTCACCCAGGGAACCCTTGAGGTGGGGTTCGTCACCACCAACAACAAGCTCTTCACTAGGTTCGTCACCGTCGGAGAGGTGTTCGTCTTCCCGCGTGGCCTCGTGCACTTCCAGCAGAACAGGGGACATGGCCCCGCCTCCGTCATCGCCGCCTTCAACAGCCAGCTCCAGGGCACCCAAGCCATCGCCACCACGCTCTTGGCTGCCACACCACCAGTGCCAACCGACGTGCTGGCCAAGGCCTTCAGGGTTGATAACGAAGACATCGACGCCGTCAAGGCCAGGTTCCAGTAG